From a region of the Novipirellula aureliae genome:
- a CDS encoding type I polyketide synthase has protein sequence MKKIPLAIVGMGCRLPGAENLQEYWQLISEGRSAIAEVPPELLDQELYFDPKKGVRNKTYSKLAALVKSKEFRHDLCPISQELVDAVDHCHLLMCQTAHQALTNGGFDPFNLPTRNVAVYIGHAQGSERAGNNTYGTMIVEAAQFLREVDEFQTLAPAMQNAIIKELIADVQTRMPVVSDKTHCISGHMIAGTISKGFGLTGPFLALNSACASSLQAIMMGARAIQSGQVEMAIVGGASDCKTDSLVLFSAAQAMSSTGSRPFDVGADGLIMGEGYVCMVLKALERAIADGDNIQGVISGMGVASDGKGKSLWAPRKEGQLKAMQRAYENGLDRSKLQYIEAHSTATQLGDATEISSISEFLAGAFADGHKIPVTSVKANIGHTLEAAGMSGVIKSVLCMQHGIIPPAINIQELNPKIDWQKAPVYVPQQPEAWPTQADGSPRRAGVNAFGIGGLNMHVVVDEYVPKAAQLALASAPRLGASGIPTTVTPGSDEASLAIIGMGCVEPGALNHHEFWKMLNEGTDPKCKAPKERLPHELYVLNDGFKPHHTPTTFGGFITNFEYDWRRHKVPPKQVQQADPLQFMLLTAADEAITDSGYNEKPFDRTRTGVIMGTEFGGDFSSQLQLALRIPEIQRIVRRSLAAREIPADQIAVVEKKFAEVLLGHWPALIDESGSFSTSSLASRITKTWDLMGGAVTIDCGSAAPLAALNLASDMLLAGDTDMMILCAGQRSMGATAYEMFAASGMLDTSSNPRAPFDRDFAGIVPGEGVAVVILKRLKDARRDGDKIHSIIRGTAAAHQDDWGDALKLAISRSCEVAKVKPDDIAIWESVGSGQRESDESLAAAFIASQTLNREKPALIGSVSSQFGHNAGGVAMASLIKASLSLESGEMPGTTGLNTPMPIFEDTPSLAQLTPTRIAIEHQTPDGRRLGMVSSVVKKLAYNVILERGTKLPVRPAAALQPSTHTSTPAMPQRATSPMTAAAANTVPSVPTTKAATSTWKLCRCGGVNLAELKTKLGLLSNDPRGWFTLADRPFDPEQKYRLAIVADSPETLEKKAQLAINQIDNPASHGLMDQQGVYFRKRSSTKPRIAFLFPGQGSQYLGMLRDLVSTSPCADVAMKSMDGVLKRHGYQTFAEMAWQENPLLGTDVWTTQLAILVADAIVLSAMTEIGIIPDVVAGHSYGEFTALLGAEAWTFEQVLAVTRERCNGIDACTTSKGTMLATNAPASIVEPLTAQPQVAGQVFIANVNAPNQTVVGGRTEILPMFLELVKQQGFQGKIIPVPSPFHTPLMRDAAGPLVAALNAADIRPPRVPTLSAVTTAYVADPHHIRQNLVDHLMSPIRYMEVVQRLVSDEPTVLVEVGPQQTLTRLHQKILEGQPNISVATDHPKRSAQESLLGAKAFLECVGALKPKMSAETQRQTTVRPAASSGAGEIMHFDATELRRAKMRQAATGKKPAAPTPIPPNVERESSVAQTSTPTAVVPPAPVAHPVSVVKPAPVVKPAPVAAPAPVAIRPQPVVAALPPTTLPPTTLPPTTLPPTAPVPPTPVAATPQPNTSGSNTADLEKFMVNFVVEQTGYPPEVVELDADLEADLGIDSIKKAQLFGELQEYFDVETSEDLTLDQFPTLRHIVRFLDQATSETSSQTSPTGTSPLPPPGPPPEMATASNGKEEASLPPSHGLNAYDSVERSGQFQTASNCTLTTSLCGNGFVSGAASVASPSRAAVLRRALRRFADCAEDRMSADRRNVKRIPPGLAPEVLAELQASASEASVPIENIWALAETLASDLSTAEAQAAFATTESPFGDAAHVIAIRLPLSGGIAAAVEPLIDIYHPASGLAYAAARIASLPGSVMGINAKGISVSLASAANGSLSQQLALRMIVPKVLEAATDLQGAVDVLDSHASRGPFTSWVACLQDGRVYRVDCDGTSLSVVSESDANVTSQKKATLANESASHLRFWIQPSNMTFVVDGGSDRRFDTPAQSTFDLKPLLGGVSSNGSLISPRNATTGEPVKLYDPLCRRYRLEPMELPLAADTPEMFTIHGAALILGDNPAAAALETRLRTAGVAVNRITVGSDLDSLLSQLDTLWQSQPIAHLFLMSGRDEALGDLLDPNEFQRRRFHCVTAPYFFAQRWIQLLMASKLHDHGSLVATTSLGGDFGFAGHFDQPEGGAITALMKCLCIEYFYVQSKKNFIVKAIDARADEAPEILAKNICREIASRTEPYEIAYQGDRRYFPYAASETASDEPQTAITKGATWIITGGARGITAACALELAKRYHLKLHLLGSSELPVRNPAWRDLGESERDALKTQVMRQARDAGENAPAKWATVEKSIQIDQALSSYEQENINFVYHSCDVSDFESVQRVVDHIRKTDGRIEGVLHGAGVDRACRFDAKQRESVEATIGSKVDGAYYLMTLLADDPPSHFVGLGSVTGRFGGNGQTDYGVANDWLCKLATWYRRVRPSCNAIGFHFHPWDDVGMAALPEVKLQLRKLGGPVLMPKKEGVLHLVRELHTQTPRTEVLITSSEYRDRYYGTEKPQTKTATSIIEDKPSVSVKPLKPEVDCIAQRWVSVATEKPLTAIPAEGISLPGGALIVGDNAVGQALAQKLHSLGVPASLLSVSDDPDETVARLEAFWSSYPARHLFVATSWDADADKLDDPASCVERTTRGILCPAYVIHRWLGLVQSADEASPPSLVAITRLGGDFGFGEDGMEVPEGGALAGLLKAIYLEGSRRPSDKPLIKAIDFATNENAGTIAAQVVSELASGDTEVEVGYKRNKRCVVRSKQKPSDGLPEHEPRRGGVWVVSGGARGITCASALHLAKRYQLKLHLFGTAPAPEETPPWRSMTPEQLKQYKSTVVRQAAREGRSVNDAWTPIRKDIEIFDSLKVYRDSGIETHYHQCDMGKWREVEQTLEEVRQMSGPIEGILHGAGLTKPVKSNVLDVTVTPRVFGPKSDGTLALMLHTMSDPVKHFIGFGSISGRFGGIGMSDYAAANDLMAKLFKWYRGKRSDCQASVIHWQSWDDTGMAVQHDAAIGAKSTLGMEYMRAAEGVFHLEKEIRLGLPHAEVIVFDGHFEKIFYPHHEQYLASSATSQSKRPLIESIAADTDTSGWTAEVHFDPTRDVFLKQHLLRGKPFLPGVAGLEVLAQAASLAMPNKTLVRLNDVSIINGLLFHDGMTPMQARVSIASTETGVQCTLSTELKNRKGIVVDPKRVCSQASFEFGDASAVINEPYPGEPPMGWSQHDYPDDGLLYHGEALRSMKQCGFDREGGYGLIVAPKLEELAEGRSATGWIYPVSVLDACVVGCGSYCWVLFGGRLEVPHGFDSLTMVRQPLEGETMLLRLHYLGTEGRHSRFNFTLFGEDQTPILQALGYRTILVGGA, from the coding sequence ATGAAGAAAATCCCATTGGCCATCGTAGGGATGGGGTGCCGGTTACCTGGAGCAGAGAATCTGCAAGAGTACTGGCAACTGATCAGCGAAGGTCGCTCGGCAATCGCCGAGGTACCTCCTGAGCTTCTGGATCAAGAGTTATATTTCGATCCCAAAAAAGGGGTGCGTAACAAGACCTACTCCAAGCTTGCCGCCCTTGTCAAAAGCAAGGAGTTTCGTCACGATCTCTGCCCGATCTCGCAAGAGCTGGTTGACGCCGTGGATCACTGTCACCTTTTGATGTGCCAAACCGCGCATCAAGCGTTGACAAACGGTGGCTTTGATCCGTTCAACTTACCAACTCGAAATGTCGCGGTTTACATTGGGCACGCTCAAGGAAGTGAACGGGCCGGGAACAACACGTATGGAACGATGATCGTTGAAGCAGCGCAATTTCTGCGTGAAGTGGATGAGTTTCAAACGCTGGCCCCAGCGATGCAAAACGCGATCATCAAAGAGTTGATTGCAGACGTTCAAACGCGGATGCCTGTGGTTTCGGACAAGACCCATTGTATCTCGGGTCATATGATCGCTGGGACGATCAGTAAGGGATTTGGGCTCACCGGCCCATTCTTGGCACTTAACTCAGCATGCGCATCCTCGCTACAGGCAATCATGATGGGGGCTCGGGCGATACAGTCCGGCCAAGTGGAAATGGCGATTGTCGGGGGGGCCTCGGATTGTAAAACCGATTCATTGGTGCTCTTCTCGGCGGCGCAGGCGATGAGTTCCACGGGAAGTCGTCCGTTCGACGTCGGCGCCGACGGATTGATCATGGGCGAAGGTTACGTCTGTATGGTCCTGAAAGCGCTCGAACGAGCGATCGCCGATGGCGACAACATTCAAGGGGTCATTTCCGGCATGGGAGTGGCCTCAGACGGTAAGGGCAAAAGTCTTTGGGCGCCTCGTAAAGAGGGGCAACTGAAGGCGATGCAACGCGCATACGAAAATGGTTTGGATCGAAGCAAACTTCAGTATATCGAAGCGCATTCGACCGCCACACAGCTTGGTGATGCCACCGAGATCAGCTCGATCAGCGAATTCCTAGCGGGAGCATTCGCCGACGGACACAAAATTCCTGTGACAAGCGTCAAGGCGAATATTGGTCACACCCTTGAAGCGGCTGGAATGTCAGGCGTGATCAAGTCGGTGCTTTGTATGCAACACGGAATCATCCCGCCAGCCATTAACATTCAAGAATTGAACCCCAAGATCGATTGGCAGAAGGCGCCGGTATACGTCCCCCAACAGCCCGAGGCGTGGCCAACGCAAGCGGATGGTTCGCCACGCCGTGCCGGTGTGAATGCTTTCGGAATCGGGGGACTGAACATGCACGTCGTTGTGGATGAGTACGTGCCCAAAGCTGCCCAACTCGCATTAGCATCCGCGCCACGACTTGGCGCTAGTGGTATTCCAACGACGGTGACTCCCGGAAGCGACGAGGCGAGTCTCGCGATCATCGGCATGGGATGTGTTGAACCAGGCGCGTTGAATCATCACGAGTTCTGGAAAATGCTCAACGAAGGGACCGACCCGAAATGCAAGGCCCCCAAGGAACGCTTGCCGCATGAGCTCTATGTTTTGAACGATGGTTTCAAACCCCACCACACGCCGACCACGTTTGGGGGCTTCATCACGAATTTCGAATACGATTGGCGGCGACACAAGGTTCCGCCCAAGCAAGTGCAACAGGCCGACCCGCTGCAATTCATGCTGTTGACTGCGGCGGACGAAGCGATCACCGACAGCGGCTACAACGAAAAACCGTTCGATCGTACCCGAACGGGTGTAATCATGGGAACAGAATTCGGTGGTGATTTTAGCTCTCAGCTACAATTGGCTCTGCGGATTCCTGAGATTCAACGGATCGTTCGGCGTTCGCTGGCCGCGCGTGAAATCCCCGCAGATCAAATCGCGGTGGTCGAGAAGAAGTTCGCTGAGGTGTTGCTCGGCCACTGGCCCGCCCTGATCGACGAGAGCGGTAGTTTTAGTACCAGTTCATTGGCATCACGGATCACCAAGACATGGGATTTAATGGGAGGCGCGGTCACGATCGATTGTGGCAGCGCTGCGCCGCTGGCCGCATTGAACTTGGCCTCCGACATGCTGCTCGCCGGCGACACCGACATGATGATTCTGTGTGCCGGACAGCGAAGTATGGGTGCGACCGCTTACGAGATGTTTGCAGCAAGCGGAATGTTAGATACTTCTTCGAATCCACGAGCCCCCTTTGACCGCGACTTTGCTGGGATTGTACCCGGCGAAGGGGTCGCGGTTGTGATCCTGAAGCGTCTTAAAGATGCTCGTCGCGATGGTGACAAAATTCATTCGATCATTCGCGGCACTGCCGCGGCTCATCAAGACGATTGGGGTGACGCGCTGAAGTTGGCGATTTCACGCTCATGTGAAGTGGCGAAAGTCAAACCAGATGATATTGCAATCTGGGAATCGGTCGGGTCGGGGCAGCGTGAGTCCGACGAATCGCTAGCCGCTGCCTTCATTGCATCGCAAACCCTCAATCGTGAAAAGCCGGCGCTAATCGGTTCCGTGTCGAGCCAATTCGGGCACAACGCGGGCGGTGTTGCGATGGCTTCATTGATCAAGGCATCCTTGTCGCTCGAATCGGGCGAAATGCCTGGGACCACAGGATTGAATACTCCGATGCCGATCTTTGAGGATACCCCATCACTCGCGCAGTTGACGCCAACACGAATCGCCATCGAACACCAAACACCCGACGGTCGGCGTTTGGGGATGGTTAGCAGCGTCGTAAAAAAATTGGCTTATAACGTCATTTTAGAACGCGGAACAAAATTGCCAGTGCGTCCGGCAGCCGCTTTGCAACCTTCCACACATACTTCCACACCCGCCATGCCTCAACGTGCGACTTCTCCCATGACTGCCGCTGCAGCGAACACGGTGCCATCCGTACCCACCACCAAAGCAGCTACTTCCACATGGAAACTGTGTCGCTGTGGCGGTGTGAACCTAGCGGAGCTCAAGACCAAGTTGGGGCTTCTGTCGAACGACCCTCGGGGATGGTTCACCCTTGCCGATCGTCCGTTCGACCCAGAGCAAAAGTATCGCTTGGCAATCGTTGCCGATTCGCCGGAAACACTTGAGAAGAAAGCTCAGTTGGCGATCAATCAGATCGACAATCCCGCATCGCACGGTTTGATGGATCAACAAGGGGTCTATTTCCGCAAGCGAAGCAGTACCAAACCTCGTATCGCGTTTCTGTTCCCCGGCCAGGGTTCACAGTATCTCGGAATGCTACGCGATTTGGTTTCGACTTCGCCGTGTGCCGATGTAGCGATGAAGAGCATGGATGGGGTGCTCAAGCGTCATGGGTATCAAACGTTTGCTGAGATGGCTTGGCAAGAGAACCCGCTGCTTGGCACCGACGTTTGGACGACGCAACTGGCGATTCTCGTGGCGGATGCGATTGTGCTCAGTGCGATGACCGAAATCGGTATTATACCAGATGTGGTGGCAGGCCATAGCTATGGTGAATTCACAGCGCTGCTAGGCGCCGAGGCCTGGACGTTCGAACAAGTGCTGGCGGTTACACGCGAACGTTGCAACGGAATTGATGCTTGTACGACAAGCAAAGGCACGATGCTGGCGACGAATGCTCCGGCCAGTATCGTGGAGCCATTGACGGCTCAGCCGCAAGTGGCCGGTCAAGTCTTCATCGCCAACGTTAACGCACCCAATCAAACCGTTGTCGGCGGACGTACCGAAATCTTGCCGATGTTTTTAGAATTGGTGAAGCAGCAAGGTTTCCAAGGCAAAATTATCCCGGTTCCTTCTCCGTTCCATACGCCGCTGATGCGAGATGCTGCAGGGCCCTTGGTTGCAGCGCTTAACGCCGCCGACATCCGACCGCCACGCGTTCCGACACTGAGTGCGGTGACAACCGCCTACGTCGCGGACCCACACCACATCCGCCAAAATTTGGTAGATCATTTGATGTCACCCATTCGCTACATGGAGGTCGTGCAGCGACTGGTCAGCGACGAGCCGACGGTATTGGTCGAAGTCGGACCGCAGCAAACTTTGACACGTCTACACCAAAAAATCTTGGAAGGTCAACCGAACATCTCAGTGGCAACGGACCATCCAAAGCGATCGGCTCAAGAAAGCTTGCTCGGTGCAAAGGCATTCTTGGAATGTGTTGGCGCACTGAAGCCAAAGATGTCTGCAGAGACCCAACGACAAACAACCGTACGCCCCGCAGCCTCTTCTGGTGCGGGGGAAATCATGCATTTCGATGCGACGGAGCTTCGCCGCGCCAAGATGCGTCAAGCGGCCACAGGTAAGAAACCTGCGGCTCCCACACCGATTCCTCCCAATGTAGAGCGGGAATCAAGCGTCGCGCAGACGTCAACACCTACAGCGGTTGTTCCTCCTGCTCCTGTTGCCCATCCGGTTTCCGTCGTCAAACCGGCACCTGTCGTCAAACCGGCACCTGTTGCTGCACCAGCCCCTGTGGCGATCCGTCCGCAGCCAGTCGTTGCAGCTCTGCCCCCAACGACCCTGCCCCCAACGACCCTGCCCCCAACGACCCTGCCCCCAACGGCTCCAGTTCCCCCGACTCCGGTTGCTGCGACCCCACAGCCCAACACCAGCGGATCCAACACAGCGGACCTTGAAAAGTTCATGGTCAACTTTGTCGTCGAGCAAACCGGTTATCCACCCGAAGTGGTTGAACTCGATGCTGACTTAGAAGCCGATCTTGGAATCGACTCGATCAAGAAGGCCCAGCTCTTCGGTGAACTGCAAGAATACTTTGATGTCGAGACGAGCGAGGACTTAACGCTCGATCAGTTCCCGACGCTTCGTCACATCGTCCGGTTCTTGGACCAGGCGACTTCAGAAACCAGCTCCCAGACGTCTCCAACGGGCACATCCCCGCTTCCTCCACCAGGACCGCCACCCGAGATGGCAACGGCGTCCAATGGCAAGGAGGAAGCTAGCCTCCCCCCGTCACATGGCCTGAACGCGTATGATTCCGTCGAGCGTTCAGGCCAATTCCAGACAGCAAGCAACTGTACATTAACCACGTCGCTTTGTGGAAATGGTTTTGTGTCTGGCGCTGCCAGCGTGGCATCGCCAAGTCGTGCTGCGGTACTTCGACGTGCCTTGCGACGATTTGCGGATTGCGCCGAAGATCGCATGAGTGCTGACCGCCGCAATGTCAAGCGAATCCCGCCGGGGCTTGCGCCCGAGGTACTTGCGGAATTGCAAGCGAGTGCATCCGAGGCTTCCGTTCCCATCGAAAATATCTGGGCATTGGCTGAGACATTGGCGTCGGACTTGTCCACGGCCGAAGCGCAAGCCGCATTTGCCACAACAGAAAGTCCGTTTGGAGACGCGGCACACGTGATCGCAATTCGGCTGCCCCTATCCGGAGGAATCGCCGCGGCAGTGGAACCGTTGATTGATATTTATCATCCTGCATCGGGTCTCGCCTACGCTGCTGCCCGCATCGCTAGCTTGCCAGGTAGTGTTATGGGAATCAATGCCAAGGGAATCAGTGTCTCGTTGGCATCAGCTGCGAATGGTTCGCTGAGTCAGCAATTAGCGCTGCGGATGATCGTCCCCAAAGTGTTGGAAGCCGCTACCGATTTACAGGGAGCGGTGGATGTGTTGGATTCGCATGCGTCGCGAGGCCCCTTTACGTCTTGGGTGGCCTGTCTTCAAGACGGCAGGGTGTACCGAGTCGATTGTGATGGAACATCGCTAAGCGTAGTATCCGAATCAGATGCGAACGTGACGTCCCAAAAGAAGGCAACGCTGGCGAACGAATCAGCCTCGCATCTGCGTTTCTGGATCCAGCCATCGAACATGACATTTGTTGTCGATGGCGGTAGCGACCGGCGTTTTGACACACCGGCACAATCAACGTTTGACCTCAAACCGCTTTTAGGCGGGGTGTCCTCAAACGGCTCGTTGATATCCCCACGGAATGCAACTACGGGTGAACCCGTCAAGCTTTACGATCCGCTTTGTCGACGGTACCGTTTGGAGCCAATGGAGTTGCCTCTTGCCGCCGACACGCCCGAGATGTTCACGATCCACGGCGCTGCGTTGATCTTGGGGGACAACCCTGCCGCGGCAGCTTTAGAAACCCGACTGCGAACGGCGGGGGTGGCGGTCAATCGGATCACGGTTGGATCCGATCTGGACTCGTTGCTTTCGCAACTCGACACTCTTTGGCAGTCGCAGCCGATCGCCCATCTGTTTTTGATGTCGGGTCGTGATGAGGCACTCGGGGATCTGCTTGACCCCAACGAATTTCAACGACGACGATTCCATTGTGTCACTGCACCGTATTTTTTCGCCCAGCGATGGATCCAGCTGTTGATGGCATCGAAGCTGCACGATCATGGCTCGCTTGTCGCGACGACGAGTCTAGGTGGAGACTTTGGCTTTGCTGGTCATTTCGATCAGCCCGAAGGTGGTGCGATCACGGCTTTGATGAAATGTTTATGCATCGAGTACTTTTATGTTCAATCAAAGAAGAACTTCATCGTAAAGGCGATCGATGCTCGCGCCGACGAAGCCCCAGAAATACTTGCAAAAAACATTTGCCGCGAAATCGCCAGCAGGACTGAGCCTTACGAAATCGCCTATCAAGGCGATCGACGGTATTTTCCTTACGCGGCATCCGAGACGGCGTCCGACGAACCACAAACCGCAATCACGAAAGGTGCTACCTGGATTATCACAGGCGGGGCAAGAGGCATTACGGCTGCCTGTGCATTGGAGCTTGCCAAACGCTACCACTTGAAACTGCATCTGCTTGGCAGCTCCGAATTGCCCGTTCGAAACCCTGCCTGGCGAGACTTGGGGGAATCGGAGCGTGACGCACTAAAGACGCAAGTGATGCGGCAAGCACGCGATGCGGGTGAAAACGCGCCAGCAAAATGGGCAACTGTCGAAAAGTCGATTCAAATCGACCAAGCCCTTTCGAGCTACGAACAGGAGAACATCAACTTCGTTTACCATAGCTGTGACGTTTCCGATTTCGAATCCGTACAGCGGGTAGTCGATCACATTCGGAAAACCGATGGCAGAATTGAGGGGGTGTTACATGGTGCCGGCGTCGATCGCGCATGTCGTTTTGATGCAAAGCAAAGAGAGTCGGTTGAGGCGACGATTGGCAGTAAAGTTGACGGCGCATATTACTTGATGACATTATTGGCAGACGATCCGCCATCCCATTTCGTAGGTCTCGGTTCCGTGACCGGTCGCTTTGGTGGCAATGGACAAACCGATTACGGCGTCGCAAACGACTGGCTCTGCAAACTTGCAACATGGTATCGCCGAGTACGTCCAAGTTGTAATGCGATCGGCTTCCACTTTCACCCTTGGGACGATGTCGGCATGGCGGCTCTTCCTGAAGTGAAGCTGCAGTTAAGAAAGTTGGGTGGCCCCGTTTTGATGCCGAAGAAAGAAGGTGTTCTGCATCTGGTGCGTGAGCTTCACACCCAAACTCCAAGGACGGAAGTCCTGATTACATCTTCAGAGTACCGTGATCGGTATTATGGCACGGAAAAACCTCAAACGAAAACCGCGACTTCCATCATCGAAGACAAACCGAGCGTCTCTGTCAAACCGCTCAAGCCAGAGGTTGACTGCATCGCGCAAAGGTGGGTTTCGGTTGCAACCGAGAAACCGTTGACGGCGATCCCAGCCGAGGGAATTTCGCTTCCTGGCGGCGCCTTGATTGTTGGTGATAACGCGGTCGGTCAGGCACTTGCACAGAAACTACATTCGCTCGGCGTTCCCGCGTCGCTCCTCTCGGTCAGCGATGATCCTGATGAGACCGTTGCGCGGCTGGAAGCTTTCTGGAGTTCGTACCCAGCACGACATCTATTTGTTGCAACTTCCTGGGACGCCGACGCCGACAAGCTAGACGATCCGGCAAGTTGCGTCGAGCGAACGACTCGCGGAATCTTGTGCCCTGCCTACGTCATCCATCGCTGGCTCGGTTTGGTACAATCCGCGGACGAAGCATCACCGCCATCGTTGGTTGCCATTACTCGACTCGGTGGGGATTTCGGTTTTGGTGAGGATGGCATGGAAGTCCCCGAGGGCGGAGCACTAGCGGGACTGCTCAAGGCCATCTATCTCGAAGGATCACGTCGTCCTTCCGACAAGCCATTGATTAAAGCAATTGACTTTGCGACCAATGAGAATGCTGGAACGATCGCAGCGCAAGTTGTTTCGGAGCTGGCCTCAGGAGATACGGAAGTCGAAGTGGGGTACAAACGAAACAAACGCTGTGTTGTTCGGTCCAAACAAAAGCCAAGTGATGGTCTTCCCGAACATGAACCACGCCGTGGAGGTGTTTGGGTTGTATCGGGCGGCGCTCGTGGCATCACCTGTGCATCAGCACTGCATCTGGCAAAACGTTACCAATTGAAACTGCACTTGTTCGGTACCGCACCTGCACCGGAAGAGACCCCACCGTGGCGTTCGATGACACCAGAGCAATTGAAACAGTACAAATCGACCGTTGTTCGGCAAGCGGCTCGCGAAGGCAGATCAGTCAATGATGCCTGGACACCGATCCGCAAAGACATCGAGATCTTCGATTCGCTGAAGGTTTACCGCGACAGCGGCATTGAGACACATTACCACCAATGCGATATGGGCAAGTGGCGTGAGGTTGAGCAGACTCTCGAAGAGGTCCGTCAAATGAGCGGCCCAATCGAAGGGATTTTGCATGGTGCAGGATTGACCAAGCCGGTCAAATCCAATGTGCTCGATGTGACGGTAACGCCACGAGTCTTTGGCCCAAAATCGGATGGGACCCTGGCATTGATGCTGCATACGATGTCCGATCCAGTTAAGCACTTCATCGGGTTTGGATCGATCAGTGGCCGATTCGGCGGCATTGGGATGAGCGACTACGCCGCAGCGAACGATTTGATGGCAAAATTGTTCAAGTGGTATCGCGGCAAACGCTCTGACTGCCAAGCGTCCGTCATTCATTGGCAATCGTGGGACGATACCGGAATGGCCGTCCAACACGATGCCGCGATTGGTGCGAAATCCACACTTGGAATGGAGTATATGCGGGCCGCGGAAGGGGTTTTCCACTTGGAAAAAGAAATTCGGCTCGGGCTGCCTCACGCCGAGGTGATCGTCTTTGATGGACACTTTGAAAAGATCTTTTACCCGCATCATGAGCAGTACCTCGCTTCATCGGCAACATCACAATCCAAGCGACCGTTGATCGAGTCTATTGCCGCGGACACCGATACATCCGGTTGGACCGCCGAGGTTCATTTCGATCCGACTCGAGATGTTTTTTTGAAACAACACCTGTTGCGTGGTAAACCTTTCCTACCTGGCGTGGCAGGATTGGAAGTTTTGGCCCAGGCGGCATCGCTTGCGATGCCAAACAAAACGCTCGTTCGTCTAAATGATGTGTCAATCATCAATGGGTTGTTGTTCCACGACGGCATGACGCCGATGCAAGCACGTGTGAGTATTGCGTCTACTGAAACAGGTGTGCAGTGTACGCTAAGTACCGAATTGAAAAATCGCAAAGGAATCGTGGTTGACCCCAAACGTGTCTGTTCTCAAGCGAGTTTCGAATTCGGCGATGCGTCAGCGGTGATCAACGAACCCTATCCGGGCGAACCTCCGATGGGCTGGAGTCAGCACGATTATCCTGATGACGGGCTGTTATACCATGGCGAAGCGCTTCGCTCGATGAAGCAGTGTGGTTTCGATCGTGAGGGTGGATACGGACTCATCGTCGCACCGAAATTGGAAGAATTGGCCGAGGGGCGATCAGCGACCGGATGGATCTATCCTGTTTCGGTGCTTGATGCATGCGTCGTTGGTTGTGGCAGTTATTGCTGGGTATTGTTCGGTGGGCGTCTCGAAGTCCCTCACGGATTCGATTCCCTAACGATGGTGCGACAACCGCTTGAAGGAGAAACGATGCTACTTAGGCTGCATTATCTTGGTACAGAAGGACGTCATTCGCGATTCAACTTTACACTTTTTGGTGAAGACCAAACGCCCATCCTGCAAGCGTTAGGCTACCGAACGATTCTCGTGGGTGGAGCATGA